One window of the Eucalyptus grandis isolate ANBG69807.140 chromosome 8, ASM1654582v1, whole genome shotgun sequence genome contains the following:
- the LOC104447899 gene encoding LOW QUALITY PROTEIN: UDP-glucuronate:xylan alpha-glucuronosyltransferase 2 (The sequence of the model RefSeq protein was modified relative to this genomic sequence to represent the inferred CDS: inserted 1 base in 1 codon) yields the protein MELSKGTAASGQIKMGEGIGFQKIIMKATPSKSLVVRINLVFLAFFLVVYAGLLLRPSSVFGNNVGSPLIRCSDVRECHHKREDGVKMKVVLEEKARDRRSRPSRGHEMEPPSFMEEVVGRGGKNKIGMINMDEDDVIEWGRYGDTVPIRYDRVSALFEWKDLFPEWIDEEEESDVPSCPEIPMPDFELYETLDVVVAKLPCRSPEEGWNRDLGRLQAHLVAAGAVARRGRREPGGRKVRVLLWSRCRPMLELFRCNDLVRKEGDWWLYEPDLNRLDQKMALPVGSCRLAXPLWGQGINEVYDLSNILTTTATVRREAYATVLHSSESYVCGAIALAQSLLRTGTKRDLILLIDASISEVKRAALAAAGWQIRLIRRIRNPLAEKHTYNEYNYSKFRLWQLTDYDKVIFIDSDIVVLRNLDLLFHFPQMSATGNDNSIFNSGIMVIEPSSCTFKILMNSRKDIVSYNGGDQGFLNEIFVWWHRLPRRVNFLKNFWSNTTAERSVKEQLFGSDPPKLYAIHYLGWKPWLCYRDYDCNWDVVNQKVYASDVAHRRWWRFHDEAMDEGLRRFCALTERRRTDLNWERRRARRMGLADGHWRINITDPRRLRSNLMA from the exons ATGGAGCTCTCCAAag GAACCGCAGCTTCCGGGCAGATTAAGATGGGCGAAGGCATTGGCTTTCAAAAGATCATTATGAAGGCCACGCCTTCCAAGTCTCTGGTCGTCAGGATCAACCTGGTCTTCCTCGCGTTCTTCCTGGTCGTGTACGCCGGGCTCCTCCTCCGACCGTCATCCGTGTTCGGCAACAACGTTGGGTCGCCGCTCATCCGGTGCTCCGACGTGCGTGAGTGCCATCACAAG CGCGAGGACGGGGTCAAGATGAAGGTGGTGCTGGAAGAGAAGGCGCGCGACCGCCGGTCGAGGCCTAGTAGAGGTCACGAGATGGAGCCGCCTAGCTTCATGGAGGAGGTCGTGGGGCGAGGGGGCAAGAACAAGATCGGGATGATCAACATGGACGAGGACGACGTGATCGAGTGGGGGCGGTACGGGGACACGGTCCCGATCCGGTACGACCGGGTGTCGGCCCTCTTCGAGTGGAAGGACCTGTTCCCCGAGTGGatcgacgaggaggaggagagcgaCGTGCCCTCCTGCCCCGAGATACCGATGCCCGACTTCGAGCTCTACGAGACCCTGGACGTGGTGGTGGCGAAGCTGCCGTGCCGGAGCCCCGAGGAAGGGTGGAACCGGGACCTGGGGAGGCTGCAGGCGCACCTGGTGGCGGCCGGGGCGGTGgcgaggagggggaggagggagCCGGGGGGGAGGAAGGTGAGGGTGTTGCTGTGGAGCAGGTGCAGGCCGATGCTGGAGCTGTTCAGGTGCAATGACTTGGTGCGGAAGGAAGGTGATTGGTGGTTGTACGAGCCGGACCTGAATCGGTTGGATCAGAAGATGGCGCTGCCGGTTGGCTCTTGCCGATTGG CTCCCCTGTGGGGTCAAG GCATCAACGAGGTGTACGACCTCTCCAACATCctcaccaccaccgccaccgtgCGGCGGGAGGCCTACGCCACCGTCCTCCACTCCTCCGAGTCGTACGTGTGCGGCGCCATCGCGCTCGCCCAGAGCCTCCTCCGAACCGGCACCAAGCGCGACCTCATCCTCCTCATCGACGCCTCAATCTCCGAGGTGAAgcgcgcggccctcgccgccgcagGCTGGCAGATCCGCCTCATCCGCCGCATCCGCAACCCGCTGGCCGAGAAGCACACCTACAACGAGTACAACTACAGCAAATTCCGGCTGTGGCAGCTCACCGACTACGACAAGGTCATCTTCATCGACTCCGACATCGTGGTCCTCCGCAACCTCGACTTGCTCTTCCACTTCCCGCAGATGTCCGCCACCGGCAACGACAACTCCATCTTCAACTCCGGCATCATGGTCATCGAGCCCTCCAGCTGCACCTTCAAGATCCTCATGAACAGCCGCAAGGACATCGTGTCCTACAACGGCGGCGACCAGGGCTTCCTCAACGAGATCTTCGTCTGGTGGCACCGCCTCCCCCGCCGGGTCAACTTCCTCAAGAACTTCTGGTCCAACACCACGGCGGAGCGGAGCGTGAAGGAGCAGCTCTTCGGGTCGGACCCGCCGAAGCTGTACGCGATCCACTACCTGGGGTGGAAGCCCTGGCTGTGCTACCGGGACTACGACTGCAACTGGGACGTGGTGAACCAGAAGGTGTACGCCAGCGACGTCGCCCACCGCCGCTGGTGGCGGTTCCACGACGAGGCCATGGACGAGGGCCTGAGGAGGTTCTGCGCCCTGACCGAGCGGAGGAGGACGGACCTCAACTGGGAGCGGCGGAGGGCGCGGCGGATGGGGCTGGCCGACGGCCACTGGAGGATCAATATTACGGATCCCAGGCGGCTTCGCTCGAATTTGATGGCGTAG
- the LOC104447900 gene encoding calmodulin yields the protein MTITDGTRTMNLEEFKNFLKKFDANKDNRISKEELQDIIRSNGKWFSGWKSKRALSHADANRDGFIDDKEMINLVEFAKKQLNLTVKFDANKDNRISKEELQDIIRSNGKWFSGWKSKRALRHADANRDGFIDDKEMINLVEFAKKQLNLTVVAN from the exons ATGACGATCACGGATGGCACCCGCACCATGAACCTGGAGGAGTTCAAGAACTTTTTGAAGAAGTTCGACGCCAATAAAGACAATAGGATAAGCAAGGAGGAGCTGCAGGACATCATCCGCAGCAACGGGAAGTGGTTCTCCGGGTGGAAGAGCAAGCGGGCACTGAGTCATGCTGATGCCAACAGAGACGGATTCATCGACGACAAGGAGATGATCAACCTCGTCGAGTTTGCCAAGAAGCAACTGAACCTGACTGTT AAGTTCGACGCCAATAAAGACAATAGGATAAGCAAGGAGGAGCTGCAGGACATCATCCGCAGCAACGGGAAGTGGTTCTCCGGGTGGAAGAGCAAGCGGGCACTGAGGCATGCTGATGCCAACAGAGACGGATTCATCGACGACAAGGAGATGATCAACCTCGTCGAGTTTGCCAAGAAGCAACTGAACCTGACTGTTGTAGCCAATTGA